From the Cucumis sativus cultivar 9930 chromosome 5, Cucumber_9930_V3, whole genome shotgun sequence genome, the window tttggcctgtgttaattttctgcATCCtcgttaattatttgacatccatttggCCATTGGAGTATTTTGATTGCTGAGTTCTGCATGCTAATTAATTTGACACCCATTTTGACTATTTGATTGCTGAGCtgattaattagttgttttgcATCTATTTGGCTactgcattaattaataagtgtgttcttgattaattatttggcatccATTTGGGtgctatgttaattatttcatttggttaattaattaaatgatgtgttaattatttgattgatgtcttaattatttaacacttatttgacacccatttggcatactgatttaattatttgctatctttttaattatctagGCACTCATTTtacattctgtgttaattgtGTGTATCCATTTGGTATCTTGctttaataattatccatttggcatatgtgttaattatgcatttgaGAATAACTATTCATTTGACAAGCTCTCTTAATTatgcattgttaattaattagcacaaTGTATTTgacacttttaatttttggcatCCTCCATTGTGagctaattatttgcatatcgttaattattttggcACTCATTTGGCCTCTTGGCATCTTGCATTACTCCTACTTTGGCATTTTgcagttaattattatttcaccCATTTGACATcctcgtttaattattttgcatatttctgaattaattaattattttgcatatttctgaattaattaattattttgcatatttctgaattaattaattattttgcatatttctgaattaattaattattttgaatatttctaaattaattaattatttttcatatttctgaattaattaattattttgcatatttctgaattaattatttattttgcttatttctgtttctgcattaattaattatttttcaccttttatgcatgaattaattattttgtatcattctgaattaattaattatcttgcttgtgctgtattaattaatcatcttgtacattttgcatattgctTACATTATCCTGTATTTGTcttatgcatttattttatctcaacatTTTACcctttaagtatttttcaaatttcataatgttttgctcattgttattatttattttccaattgaaatataaaatgtaaattggagaaaaagtattgttttttatggattttataatttaaaatccatgaatacatgaaatttttccgtttgaaatttaattaatagattgtttttaaataaacacatttcatattttaaatgagactgacTAGTGTTTTCATTctagatacatgaaatttctcattaaacacctatgatagagattaaaatatcaagttttggtatcttaatattcttaaggtgaataaaaatcttttaaaacaaaaataaacttaatttttctaatggctcctatgccacccataatcatcaattcatgcttaggttttactttctacgataaacatgggacatttaaacaaaacctaaataaaaactttgttttgtgaacctctctaatttaatttaaaagataaaattgggtaaccattttttgggtgttgtagggtgctaacaccttccctacacacaactgactcccgaacttaaatctctgaatATACGCaaacttaaatctctgaatatacgcagaccatttttttttcttttttttggtgaccaatcacaccttaatatgattggtggcgactccaaaattatttattaaaattatttattaaaattaaataaacggggaggtcggccgctccgcgtagcgatcacgtcgcgacagTTTCCATTTCCACTTCTCTACTTTTACTTTGAGTAACTCAAGTGcttattaattgaaaatcatggtaagaaaaagaggaagagataAATGAGAAACGCTatttaattgtaatatatgtATGTGCAACCTAATCTAATCaaaactaactcataaatggacttaatcgATCTCATGGTCAACAGATTCTTTAAttacttgcaaatttggtgaAATCCTTCATATGGCAGTCGAAGAGCttttgagagagagggaaagttGCGAAGAGTGTTTATGAGAGAGGGGGAAATGTTGCCCGAGAGTGTTTACGAGAGAGAAAGACAGTGACGACGTGTGATGAAGTAAGAGTTTTTTTCGGTCGTGGTTCACAAGAGGGATGAAAGCatgagattatttttttttaaatcagaAAACGtacaaatgaaggaaaacatatttttttattaggattattttttatgtcgCATAATTTATGCCGTTAATTAACGATGCAAAAATTGTGTCAAGATAACTCAATTTGTGTCATGaaaaattttgcatttttttttaacaacacATTTTATTCTCTCTCGCTCCTTTGTTCTTGATTTCAAGTGAcattaaaattcatatttctaaataaatttattcaacAGCAATGGCTAGATTGGTGGGTTCGACGATAAAGGCTTGTTGTGGCGACAACGACGATAGTGGCTGGAGTGTAGAATTGATAGCTGCGGGTGGTAGAAAATTGGAAGGGAGGGGTGTTCTTTGTAATGACTTGATAGCCCACTTagttgagaattttttttgtgtttttggtagagagagaaaaaagaattgcTTTCAGGCTTCGTTGGACGGCAACTTTTTTTACTTGAGAGAAAATTTggagtttttatttagttttaattgtGTGAGGGAGgagaattcaaaaaatttgaaattttgggttttttcatttgaaaatttgttaatgACACAAAAAATTTGTCATTAATTAACTACACAAAAAATTGTGTCAAAAAACAatccttatttttattttcaatgacGACACAATGTTTTTATTAGTAGTGTCatttaaaactctttttttagtAGTGTGATGTGACATTTATGAATGTAATTTCAATCTCACCATAATTGTTTAGATATCTACGATCTACCGTAGtggtttttttattacaaatgtataacattttcctttttccataacgttattaaactttttgatCTAGACATTGTATGGACTGAATTGAATTGTTGTtgcttgaaaaaaaaaacatattacaTTTTGTATATTAGGTGTTAgattttttgacaaatatgaaattaattttatttttatttaaagaaatgtgaaatattttccttttgtttaagatcatttatcaatatcttttaataaGAAGTTAAAAAATCTTCCTTAAATAtctcttttaaagaaaaatatatttatcatatttagaaatattttattataaattcttattttttttggctctttaaaaggaaaaagctcTATAAACGTAAAATTATTCTTCACAATAGTGttcaattgtttatatttttagtgaaGAATTTGTACAAAGATAAACCGGTTACTTTCTGCATTATGACAAATTATTAAAGATCGTCAAGGGATTTGACATAGTATCAATGGATAAGAAATGTGAATGAAGACTGAGATGATTGTATGTAACTATACGGTTAAGCTATGGTGATAACTCGTTAATGTAACTTTAGGGTTAAGTTACAAACTTTTGaatctcaataatatttcttttatgagCAAAGAAGCTCCCTAAATGTAGGTTGTATTTACCAAACTTGTTTACCAAAGTTCACTGTATTATTTCTATAGTTAAATACTTTATTGTTAAAGGACATTTAACCTTATCTCACCTGTTTTTAGTTAAGTAAATTGTTgtataaatatagttttaagaaataaatatgataagcttaaaaataaactatatttaaatcttaataaataatattattaacaattaGATTAGAATTAAGAAAGAAGTGATAAACAATccaatttaactttttagttttttatatatatttctcaaCGGAGGTTTTATGAATCTCTCTTCCTTTAAGGTTAACCCGACATGACAAAGTTGCTTCGAGATCACCCCAagttttaaaactcaaaacaaaGTTCCTTTAAGATCGAGTAACTTTAGCTCGAGTTTCAAAgcttttacatatatatatacataactgGATCAGGTTGGGTTAATTTGACCATTATTTGCACAACCCGGGACTCGactcaagtttttttttcctccaattTTCTAACTCAAGTCACCCTTACGGCTTGAGTTGGATAGTTCGAGTTGGTCAGATTACGACTTTTTTGGACACTCCTAATTTCATGGTTCTTgttatagaatttaaaaaaaaaacttttttattataataattatatgtatttatttattacaaaatgTTACAAATCATTTGTTTCTCACgttacaaataatttatattttttaagttacggaatttagaaaatcaaacttaattattttgttggaaTGAAATATGGTTACAAAATAAtgttaaatgttttaaatgatttttaaaaatattattcatccACATTGTTTAGTTGTCAAATATTGAAAcggtaaattaaaataattatttattacaaaccaaattaaaaaattatattttttttattacaaataatataaaaaggggtgagaattttctttcattagtttttttaaagaagtaAATTAAAGGATGGAACTTGATTgatattaatacaaaaaaaaatgacaatacTTATGTGtgacttttttataaattaaaacaataacttTAAGATTGAGATTAATGTAATATTGTAAACTTCTATAGGATTTGACTCGTGGTAAAatcctaaaaatatatatatgattctTTATTAAGTCTATCTTTAACATAGCAAAGATAAGGATATAGACCATAATTTgttgccttttcttttatatatatatattcgtGGGTCCTTTTCAAAAgtgagaaattaattttaattccatTTTGCATGGTGTGTGTGTAGAAGGTTGGAGAATATTATGGAATATTTCTAACCTAaataaaggagaaaagaaaacgaatGAAAAGCTCAGAAAAGTCTGGAAATATCTCAAATTCTCTATTTCCATCCTATTTAAGTCCTTCGTATTACCCCGTCGTAGGCAGCAAACAATAACTCATATATTTCACTCAGCCATTCACATTTACCCACTCTTTTCACAGCCAATCTTTCAAAGAAACCAACAACACCATGTCACTCATTCCAAGCTTTTTCGGTGGTCGCCGCACCAACGTCTTCGACCCCTTTTCATTAGACGCATGGGATCCATTCCAAGGCTTCTCATTCTCTAATTCACTGTCTAATCTTCCTTCCTCTGCTTTTGCCAACACTCGCATCGACTGGAAGGAGACCCCACAAGCCCACATCTTCACAGCCGATCTTCCTGGAATCAACAAACAAGAAGTCAAAGTTGAGGTTCAAGAAGGCAGGGTTCTGCAGATCAGTGGAGAGAGAAGCAAAGAACAGGAAGAGAAGAACGACAAATGGCATAGGATTGAACGAAGCAGTGGGCAGTTCGTGAGGAGATTCAGGCTGCCTGAGAATGCCAAAGTTGATGAGGTGAAAGCCAGTATGGAGAATGGAGTTCTCACGGTGACAGTGCCTAAAGTGGAAGAGAAGAAGcctgaaataattaaatcaattgaAATCACTGATCACTAAAGCTCTCTGTGTTTGTGTGTTTTGTCCAATCTGATCTTATGGTTGAAAGTGTCGTTTGGTTCTTTagtaatgaaataaaaaggcATGTCGTCCCTTTCAGTAATTATGGTTGTGTAGCTAATTATGAGgtaaatatattgtattttaaagcTTCAAGTTCAAACTGTTTGATGTAAAATtctttggaaaagaaaaagaagaaagtatatattaatattatgttTACAAATGGCATATCTCATCTCCTCTTTTGTGTTGTGAGTTCGGACTTCGAAGAGTataatatcttaaaaaaaaaagaagaaaaagaaactacccTTCATCCAATCTCCTCCATCTTCATCTCCTTCTTCACCTTTCCggtttcttctccttctccggtttcttctccttcacttatttttataaatttctttcaaatagcTATGACAAAgttctcacttttttttaatattttttattttagatctgttattatttttattttagatttgttattatttttaaattattcttggataacttatttcttctttttcaatctCCTAATCGTCTATATTTgttcttctactttttaagattctaataattcttttttctccaattttatatatgaatattacGACAGTAGAAACATTAAGAATATATAGAATATGTTTATTAAGGGTGTATTAAatgtatcaaatttattaagtatatTAAAGCAAATGATGTgtattaagttttatttaattcatggAGAAAGCATAACAACCAATTTTGTAAATCTAAAAGTGGTGTGtccataaattaaataatttcctgacacaagaaacaatttttctttgggtgcctttcaataaaaaaaaattcctttttctttgggTGCCCTTCGTGGCTGTTCATCTTTTGTTGGACATTTAATAACATTTCTTTTACCTTTACAAATGTTTTCTTGTCTCTATCATTGAGCGTCCAACACTATATTAggatcttcatcttcattcaCTTATACAATAAGGAAACCATCTTTTAGTTCTTATGTTTAtctcctctccctctccctctctattCATACGTATTATCTTGTTTTTCAAGTGTTTGTCGAGCAAATATCATTACAAGGATGTTTGGTATTCTAATTAGTTTCTATAGTTTCAATCGAATTGGTTATCTTATCTTGTGGACGTATGTGCTAGTTACTATTTGTTTGCATTTTCAGAAAAAGTTGTGATACATTTTAAAGAGAGTGTGATCCGcgattcaacattttattaacaagtttttgttttgtagctTTTGACCCACATAGTTGAGGCTTCCAATCTTCAAAAATAGTAGAAACAAAAGTTTCTCTTCCTCGGTAAGAACTCAAGtgtaatttttgaaaaaattaaatataaagttatctttttaccttttgtttttgtctcaTCTTTTCAACTCCTTTCTAAGctgtcattttcattttattaattgtacTTTGTTTATCTTTGTATGGTTCACCGAgggagaaaggaagaagaaagaagggtTTCAAAAATGGAGTTTCTTAAGGAAGATGAAGGGATgagaaaatgaacaaaatgaaGTTTACAGTGGTTTACCACATCGCCTACATCCACTGTTCAAGGTAAAAttccttttattatattcaatattcaTTTAGAAAGTAGATTCAAGACagatatgaatatatttttcatattacatctcctatatattttctctttaggCTACAAGACTTTCAttagttattttgttgataacttaattatttcatttctttaacaTTTGCAGAAGTTGAAACCCTTTTGCAGAAGGTAGTTCATCAACAAATTTCAACATCCAAGTTCTACGTGTCCGACTCTAGACGACCACATTACTAACTAGGCGATGAGATCTAGGCGTCCTATTTCAAGCTACGAGTTCTTGGCCGCATTCTTTAGGCATCCAGTTTCTACTTCCAAATGTTCATCAACTTTTGCTACCAGTCGTTGAGATTAACATATCTTGCTAGATGTCCAACAATTATACCAACACTTTTAAGATAAATCCTTCTACACTATTTGTGGTGGTTAGAGCATGAAATATCGATGTTTTGTCTATCGATCTCCACACTCAATTCAAAGTCGTAATGTTTGAGGTCAAGGTcagaaaatgtattttccATCCTCGTCCTCGCTTAGTGAACTAGGAGAAAATTAATCACGCTTCCTCTCCCATTCTTCGTCCAAAATGGGATTGGTCCTGTAAGATTCCAGTCCTACAGAGTAAATGGACATCTCTACCAATATTTGAAACATGACAAATTTTGATAGGCTTGgacaaattatatttgaaattttttttaaaatattatatttatgataatactttgaatttaattgttatatttgcaactattcagtttttataaaatgaaactaaCAAGTACTTTAAGCAATGTTGttattttaaccttttatGTTACACATAGTTTTGGACAAAAAggtattaaaaagaaaaatggaaggagAAAAAGTTGAACCCAATATGAGAGGGATTGAGAATAATACCTACGGCAATCAAACTATTAGAACAAGGAATTAAACTCAATTTGTTACTTATCATGATAGGAATATTTAAGAACAATGtagttttatataataaattaataatagattaATATATCATTAGATGATGTTTGAAAGTATGAATGGGAATGATagtataatattaaaattttctccattttagTGTAATTAGGTTGGAAAAGTTGAATATGTGTTATGTAGACTAAAATGTCTTTTGAATCAAACCTATTGATTTAGGAGTAGTGAGATATTTAGATGCAAAGTCCTATACCAGATTAAGATCATATTAGCATATGATCGAAAAACAATGGCATATTTCATTGAACACAAGAGTGAATCAAGTGCATTCTTAGAACAACGTTTACTATGTTTCTtagttttttgtattttcaactaaaaaagGTAAGTTCTTGTTAGTGACTCATGAATCGCATACGTTGTTTTATGAGTATATAATATGAGTGATAGTTTATTATTTCGTATCAACCAAAGAATCAAACCCAAAGAAATGATCgaaatcaatatcaatatcccataaataataaaagtaatggATTATTGGTTGTTTGGTTTAATTTCAGTTTGGTTCAcagttttatgaattttagatttttcttccaattttttttttttattttcactttttctaatGGACACTTTTGgctaattttaaactaaaattgagtctactttttctatatattgaaatatgacatttttttttctttaacatttttctaaataaaacaacattCACACTTCATAATAATTTGTCCTTTTTCTAAACATCAAATGTAAAAGATGCCTAATGctataatttacttttaagagaatatatatatgtcctCAATTTGTTTCTAGTTTTGATTAAGTCTTTGAATAAAACCTCCATTGAGATgtcaatatatatcaattatcatcaacattttatatttacaaatatatccaTATCAATACTAACACCAAGTTGATGGTTGCATTTCAAAgtattatgtttgaaataacaaatttacCATTCTAACCTGCATGTGTGAATCAAACGAATTATATCACATCTTGACATGATTAATATAGGTAAGCTTGAAATATAAACATCAAATCTTGATCTTCTACTCCttggaaagagaaaagagttGGGTGGTTTGCAACTCGAAagaatttatttacaaatataccAATGTCCAGTCGTAAAAGGTAAATTGATTAATCAAAATGCTTAAAGTCACAATTATCATGAGGTTGTCAGATTTTTGTCTTACCATATTTTTGTCAAAACTCTTATGGAGGTCGTCAAGCTCTTAATTCAAAGGCAAGTGACTTTAACTAGACTAAGAATGTACCGATTGATACATTGTGACTGTTGTCAACGATCttccttttctatttcatttgcTTTTATAGATTGTATTGCCTCGTTGTTTAGTTTACGTCATTATGTTTGTTCTACATATCCCTCTAGGTTGTTCTTTGGTCTTTCATAAAagatgttgattttatttggTCTTttttgtgcatgtgtgtggATGTCCTCCCTTATTGGACAGGTTGACAAATTGTAatcattatatttatactGTGTTGATTCATTTCcatcttcaaaatatatacataaatagtaaaatatttcgTTATCTAACGACTTATACTTTATAAAAAGATTGAGTACGATTAACAtatcaattctttatttacttttttttttttttttggaaatatcactttttttttattatttttaaaaaaatgtgcatattttttttaaaaaatggcagtttttaaagtataaatttcAGAAATAAGTTGAAGATATCCACAAATGaatgtaaattatttatgttgtTAAACTTAACCCTATcataaaaatttacaaaataaacagAAAACTCAAAAGAGCTGGTGGACCAAGCTAGAGGCCCAAAGCCCAATATAGAGCCCCCCAATCTAAAGCCCACATAAAGACATTTATAAGACTGGAGAATTAGGTTTTAGACCTCATCGGCCGTCAAACACTCCATAGCTGAAGCAGAAACCCGCCGAAGATGGTGAAGGGAAGGCAAGGAGAGAGAGTCAGGTTTGTAATCTAAACCTTCAAAAATTCGattcttcaacttcattttcaatGATTCTAAcctaaaattgttttattgttcttccgcttttgtttcttgttgGAACCAGACTCTACACCAGGGGAACAATTCTCGGCTACAAGAGGTAGTTAAGCATTACTATATATTAACTCTATTCATTCATTCGACTTTGAACAATACTGGAATATGAATCTGTATAGAGTATTATCAATTTAGTTTGTCATTTGTTTGAAAGCTAAAGATGATTGGTGTGGTGCTTAGGTCGAAGTCGAACCAGTACCCAAACACTTCTTTACTCCAGATCGAGGGTGTTAATTCTAAGGATGAGGTTTCTTGGTACCAAGGGAAACGATTGGCATATATTTACAAGGCTAAAGTGAAGAAGAATGGATCCCATTATCGTTGCATTTGGGGCAAAGTAGCAAGACCTCATGGTAACAGTGGCATCGTTAGAGCGAAGTTCAAGTCTAATCTCCCACCAAAGTCCATGGTATATAAAATAGAACACTATCTCATGTGTTAGCGTCAG encodes:
- the LOC101211702 gene encoding 17.3 kDa class I heat shock protein; this translates as MSLIPSFFGGRRTNVFDPFSLDAWDPFQGFSFSNSLSNLPSSAFANTRIDWKETPQAHIFTADLPGINKQEVKVEVQEGRVLQISGERSKEQEEKNDKWHRIERSSGQFVRRFRLPENAKVDEVKASMENGVLTVTVPKVEEKKPEIIKSIEITDH
- the LOC101213553 gene encoding 60S ribosomal protein L35a-1, yielding MVKGRQGERVRLYTRGTILGYKRSKSNQYPNTSLLQIEGVNSKDEVSWYQGKRLAYIYKAKVKKNGSHYRCIWGKVARPHGNSGIVRAKFKSNLPPKSMGDRVRVFMYPSNI